In Deltaproteobacteria bacterium, the following proteins share a genomic window:
- a CDS encoding CBS domain-containing protein: LDPAVDRTATARAFARPAQTLLADDDLGTAVERLSSAGVAEAVVVDSNGKPVGVVSREGILEAWRRATVPG, encoded by the coding sequence CTCGACCCGGCTGTGGACCGCACTGCCACTGCGCGGGCGTTCGCGCGGCCCGCGCAGACGCTCCTTGCCGACGACGACCTGGGGACCGCGGTGGAGCGCCTGTCGAGCGCCGGGGTCGCGGAGGCCGTCGTCGTGGACTCGAATGGCAAACCGGTGGGCGTCGTCTCGCGCGAAGGAATTCTCGAAGCCTGGCGTCGGGCGACCGTACCCGGCTGA